The following proteins come from a genomic window of Paramicrobacterium humi:
- a CDS encoding acyl-CoA dehydrogenase family protein has product MRKILDESLLERIRSRAAHYDRENAFFEEDLRELVDAGYLRAFVPLELGGAGLTLTDVSREQRRLAGAAPSTALAVNMHLVWTGVARQLHDRGDHSLDFVLEGAASGEVYAFGISEAGNDLVLFGSDSEARPDGAGGYRFFGTKIFTSLAPAWSVLGTMGLDSASPDAPKIVYGFVRRDGGGFTVKDDWDTVGMRASQSRTTVLEGAHAPAEAVARRLDPGPNPDPFIFGIFSNFELLLASVYTGIAERALTLAVDAARSRHSKQNDAPLSDDPAIRWRIAQAWIALDAIPVQIEALADDIDAHRDHGALWFPKLSSVKIRATETARDVVDQAIRVAGGSSYFSRSELGRLYRDILAGIFHPSDAESAHGAVANALLGPIGQR; this is encoded by the coding sequence ATGAGGAAAATCCTGGACGAGTCGCTCCTTGAGCGCATCCGCTCGCGCGCCGCGCACTACGACAGGGAGAACGCGTTCTTCGAGGAGGACCTGCGGGAACTCGTGGACGCGGGGTATCTCCGCGCCTTCGTGCCCCTCGAGCTCGGCGGCGCCGGCCTCACACTCACGGACGTGTCCCGCGAACAGCGCCGGCTCGCCGGCGCTGCCCCCTCGACGGCCCTCGCCGTGAACATGCACCTCGTGTGGACGGGCGTCGCACGTCAGCTGCACGACCGCGGCGACCACTCCCTCGATTTCGTCCTCGAAGGCGCCGCCTCGGGCGAGGTCTACGCCTTCGGGATCAGCGAAGCGGGAAACGACCTCGTGCTCTTCGGCTCCGACTCCGAGGCGCGCCCGGACGGAGCGGGCGGCTACCGCTTCTTCGGCACCAAGATCTTCACCTCGCTCGCGCCCGCCTGGTCGGTGCTCGGCACGATGGGACTGGACTCCGCGTCGCCGGACGCCCCGAAGATCGTCTACGGCTTCGTCCGCCGCGACGGCGGCGGCTTCACCGTCAAGGACGACTGGGACACGGTCGGCATGCGAGCGAGCCAGAGTCGCACGACAGTCCTCGAGGGCGCCCATGCACCGGCGGAGGCCGTCGCCCGGCGTCTGGATCCGGGGCCGAACCCCGACCCGTTCATCTTCGGCATCTTCTCGAACTTCGAGCTCCTCCTCGCCAGCGTCTACACGGGCATCGCCGAACGAGCCCTCACGCTCGCCGTGGACGCTGCGCGCTCACGTCATTCCAAGCAGAACGACGCTCCGCTCTCCGACGACCCGGCGATCCGCTGGCGCATCGCCCAGGCGTGGATCGCTCTCGACGCGATCCCCGTGCAGATCGAAGCCCTCGCTGACGACATCGACGCGCATCGCGATCACGGCGCGCTGTGGTTCCCGAAGCTCTCGAGCGTGAAGATCCGCGCCACCGAGACGGCACGCGACGTCGTCGACCAGGCGATCCGCGTCGCCGGGGGAAGCAGCTACTTCTCGCGCAGCGAGTTGGGCCGCCTGTATCGCGACATACTCGCCGGGATCTTCCATCCCTCGGATGCCGAGTCCGCCCACGGCGCGGTCGCCAACGCGCTGCTTGGCCCCATCGGCCAACGCTGA
- a CDS encoding DUF4349 domain-containing protein, with translation MHRRHRLFAAAGALALCLSLAACSSSGSNGGSDASISEGSAPVAGGNTQDDAREVVTTANLTLVSAKPLDTADEVIAVAKDAGGRVDSRSESPALDSGSASAELTLRIPSDSLDEALEKIEESASVVSSRLQHEDVTDSARDLDARITALRTSVNRLLELMKSATDTSDLIEIEKALSDRQAELDSLVAQRDDLSSRVDLATVTVSISTPDSVPTAAPSNLWEALVLGVRSIGSFLGGIVIVFGVVLPWLVLAGAIALAVIYLRRFAKRRGTRSSTGEPRLVPDGPAEGPRTGRASYVPPAPPLPTQAPVPTDASRTAEDASPSEAVESEDDEEDEKR, from the coding sequence ATGCACCGACGACACCGACTCTTCGCCGCGGCCGGGGCACTCGCCCTCTGTCTCTCGCTCGCCGCCTGCAGCAGCTCAGGCTCGAACGGCGGTTCGGATGCCTCCATTTCCGAGGGCTCAGCACCGGTCGCCGGCGGAAACACGCAGGACGATGCACGGGAGGTCGTCACGACGGCGAACCTCACCCTCGTCTCAGCGAAGCCGCTTGATACCGCGGACGAGGTCATCGCCGTCGCAAAGGACGCGGGCGGCAGAGTCGACTCCCGCTCGGAGAGCCCCGCCCTCGACAGCGGATCGGCGTCCGCGGAACTGACGCTCCGCATACCGTCCGACTCGCTCGATGAGGCCCTCGAGAAGATCGAGGAGTCGGCCTCAGTCGTCTCATCGCGGCTGCAGCACGAGGACGTGACAGACTCAGCCCGCGACCTCGACGCGCGCATCACCGCTTTGCGCACGTCGGTGAACCGGCTTCTCGAACTCATGAAGTCGGCGACGGACACGAGTGACCTGATCGAGATCGAGAAGGCCCTCTCGGATCGCCAGGCCGAGCTGGACAGCCTCGTCGCCCAGCGAGACGACCTGAGCAGCCGCGTCGATCTCGCCACTGTGACCGTGAGCATCTCGACTCCCGATTCCGTCCCCACCGCTGCTCCCAGCAACCTGTGGGAGGCGCTCGTCCTCGGGGTGCGCTCGATCGGCAGCTTCCTCGGCGGAATCGTCATCGTCTTCGGCGTCGTCCTGCCGTGGCTCGTGCTCGCGGGCGCTATCGCCCTCGCCGTGATCTATCTGCGGCGATTCGCGAAGCGCCGCGGAACGCGGTCGAGCACCGGGGAACCGCGCCTTGTCCCCGACGGTCCGGCCGAAGGACCGCGAACGGGTCGGGCGAGCTACGTTCCACCCGCTCCCCCGCTGCCCACACAAGCGCCGGTCCCCACCGACGCTTCACGCACCGCTGAGGACGCATCACCCAGCGAAGCAGTGGAGAGCGAAGACGACGAAGAGGACGAGAAGCGATGA
- a CDS encoding NADPH-dependent FMN reductase yields MSERQDLTHVPNMRLMLIIGSVRPGRCGLPVTLWAYDMLMDCRGVDIDFVDLMETNLPFMNEPKPPKLKQYEYAHTREWSARVEDADAFIFVAPAYNEGFAPALRNAMDYLALEWQSKPFGIVSYGQGASEGGARLKESARSLGLVPARTTVAIRDSRSRVQDGEFFADDELVRSCSRMIEDIRRLHAELSPARSAGSRVAERVNG; encoded by the coding sequence ATGTCAGAACGCCAGGATCTGACGCATGTGCCGAACATGCGTCTCATGCTCATCATAGGAAGCGTCCGGCCTGGGCGCTGTGGTCTTCCCGTCACACTGTGGGCATACGACATGCTCATGGACTGCCGGGGGGTCGACATTGACTTCGTCGACCTGATGGAGACCAACCTCCCGTTCATGAATGAGCCGAAGCCGCCCAAACTCAAGCAGTACGAGTACGCGCACACGCGAGAGTGGAGCGCGCGTGTCGAGGACGCCGATGCGTTCATCTTCGTCGCCCCCGCCTACAACGAGGGCTTTGCGCCCGCGTTGCGCAATGCGATGGACTACCTCGCCCTCGAATGGCAGAGCAAGCCGTTCGGGATCGTGAGCTATGGCCAAGGGGCGAGCGAGGGAGGAGCCCGGCTCAAGGAATCGGCGAGGTCGCTCGGGCTCGTGCCGGCCAGAACCACCGTCGCGATCCGCGATTCACGATCCCGAGTTCAGGACGGCGAGTTCTTCGCCGACGACGAACTCGTGCGATCGTGCTCGCGCATGATCGAGGACATCCGCCGATTGCACGCCGAACTGTCGCCCGCGCGATCGGCTGGCAGCAGGGTGGCAGAGCGCGTCAACGGCTGA
- a CDS encoding MFS transporter — MTTYSALLRIPGVARLISAQLVARFPGGMLSLAFLIFVENRTGRYADAGLMLAATSIGQAVAGPLTSRWMGKWGMRRVLSLTLAICTLSVLSIALVPMTLPFYMVLGLLCGLSTPPIQPAVRTIYPKLVNSTQLTPLFSLDASAQEIIWVLGPVVTTFVSTQIGPMWGILLAATLMVGGGAWFIASPEVGRVRIPPSRRKLGSVLKKPTVLIATMTGFLLVGACAAVEAGVVATFGDEGLEAGVVLAIFSLGSLVGGLALGHVPISPWSLARRMFLVAFGMAAATAMLGVWWLAVTLFLAGAGIAPALAVLFAIVSSSVKFSDTAEAYGWIGTGQLIGAAIGSAIAGFLIDTNGPAGALWVAAGFAFAGFVLPALTRPWLPDLRGRDASPIPDTEPVQLQGPG; from the coding sequence GTGACCACGTATTCGGCCCTTCTGCGCATCCCGGGCGTCGCCCGACTGATCTCAGCCCAACTGGTCGCACGTTTCCCCGGCGGGATGCTCTCACTCGCCTTCCTCATCTTCGTCGAGAACCGCACGGGTCGTTATGCGGACGCGGGACTCATGCTCGCCGCGACGAGCATCGGGCAAGCCGTCGCCGGTCCGCTCACGAGCCGCTGGATGGGCAAGTGGGGCATGCGTCGCGTCCTGTCGCTCACACTCGCCATCTGCACGCTCTCGGTCCTGAGCATCGCCCTCGTCCCGATGACACTGCCCTTCTATATGGTGCTCGGTCTCCTCTGCGGATTGAGCACGCCGCCAATCCAGCCCGCCGTGCGCACCATCTACCCCAAACTCGTGAACTCGACCCAGCTCACGCCGCTCTTCTCCCTCGACGCGTCCGCGCAGGAGATCATCTGGGTTCTCGGTCCGGTCGTGACGACTTTCGTCTCAACTCAGATCGGCCCCATGTGGGGGATCCTGCTCGCCGCGACGCTGATGGTCGGCGGCGGCGCCTGGTTCATCGCCTCTCCCGAGGTCGGTCGGGTGCGCATCCCGCCGAGCCGGAGAAAGCTCGGCAGCGTCCTGAAGAAGCCGACGGTTCTGATCGCGACGATGACGGGCTTCCTCCTCGTCGGGGCCTGCGCCGCCGTCGAGGCCGGCGTCGTGGCGACGTTCGGCGACGAAGGCCTCGAAGCGGGCGTCGTCCTTGCGATCTTCTCGCTCGGCAGCCTGGTGGGTGGCCTCGCGCTCGGACATGTGCCGATCTCGCCGTGGTCGCTCGCTCGTCGCATGTTCCTCGTCGCATTCGGCATGGCCGCCGCGACGGCGATGCTCGGAGTCTGGTGGCTCGCGGTCACGCTCTTCCTCGCAGGAGCGGGAATCGCTCCTGCCCTCGCGGTGCTCTTCGCGATCGTCTCGTCAAGCGTGAAGTTCAGCGACACCGCCGAGGCGTACGGCTGGATCGGGACCGGTCAGCTCATCGGCGCCGCCATCGGCTCCGCCATTGCGGGCTTCCTCATTGACACCAACGGCCCGGCGGGCGCCCTATGGGTGGCCGCGGGGTTCGCATTCGCGGGCTTCGTGCTGCCAGCCCTCACCCGACCGTGGCTGCCGGACCTGCGCGGTCGTGACGCGTCGCCGATCCCGGACACGGAGCCCGTGCAGCTGCAAGGCCCCGGCTGA
- the nrdH gene encoding glutaredoxin-like protein NrdH gives MTITVYTKPSCVQCTATYRALDSKGLEYEIHDLSEDEGALEQVKALGYLQAPVVIADDEHWSGFRPDKINELAARLG, from the coding sequence ATGACGATCACGGTCTACACGAAGCCTTCGTGCGTGCAGTGCACGGCGACCTATCGTGCGCTCGACAGCAAGGGCCTCGAGTATGAGATTCACGACCTCTCGGAGGACGAGGGTGCGCTCGAGCAGGTCAAGGCTCTCGGGTACCTCCAGGCTCCCGTCGTGATCGCTGACGATGAGCACTGGTCGGGCTTCCGTCCCGACAAGATCAACGAGCTCGCGGCGCGACTCGGCTGA
- the nrdI gene encoding class Ib ribonucleoside-diphosphate reductase assembly flavoprotein NrdI: MAKLIYFSSVSENTRRFVDKLGMPAERIPLTAKDPAVSVTEPYVLVTPTYGGGNGKGAVPKQVIRFLNDEHNRSLIRGVIAAGNTNFGQAYCIAGDIISAKCKVPTLYRFELFGTPDDVSVVQEGLDTFWKQQ; encoded by the coding sequence ATGGCGAAACTCATCTACTTCTCCAGCGTCTCCGAGAACACGCGACGATTCGTCGACAAGCTCGGAATGCCGGCGGAGCGGATTCCCCTCACGGCGAAAGACCCGGCCGTCTCCGTCACCGAGCCGTACGTGCTCGTGACGCCGACCTACGGCGGCGGCAACGGGAAGGGCGCAGTTCCGAAGCAGGTCATCCGGTTCCTCAACGACGAGCACAACCGGTCCCTGATCCGCGGCGTCATCGCGGCGGGGAACACCAACTTCGGACAGGCGTATTGCATCGCGGGCGACATCATCTCCGCGAAATGCAAGGTGCCGACCCTGTATCGATTCGAACTCTTCGGAACCCCGGACGACGTGAGCGTCGTTCAAGAAGGATTGGACACATTTTGGAAGCAACAGTGA